The Sediminispirochaeta smaragdinae DSM 11293 genome has a segment encoding these proteins:
- the typA gene encoding translational GTPase TypA: MQSIQQNDTIRNIAIIAHVDHGKTTLVDAMFQRSGVFRAGQEVEERVMDRLDLERERGITIEAKNCSIEWKDLRINIIDTPGHADFGGEVERALSMVDGAVLLVDAAEGPLPQTRFVLSKALKAGLSLIVVINKIDRQDARPLEVLDEVYDLLIDLDAGDHQLEFPILYAVGRDGVIKRSPDGEDEKLDLLLDTIVDHIPSPSVDMVGPFRMLVSDLGYDDYLGRLAVGKVYGGSVQANEALACIGPDGKAKPLRVTRLQSYRGLVLSDVTEAKAGEIIVLAGIEDVHIGDTVCSKDNPLPLKRITVDEPTVSMRFSVNNGPFSGKEGKIVQGTKIFERLEKETLTNVSMRVSRGDDRDSFIVQGRGEFQMVILIETMRREGFEFCVGRPHVIFHQENGKKMEPIEHLFIDCADPFTGVVTEKLSRRKGRMLNITSHENGRVRIEFSVPSRALIGYRDEFLTDTKGTGILNSYLSGYEEYRGDFTGRFTGSLVADREGTSVPYALFNLEARGTLFVVPKDPVYEGMIVGEHNRENDLNVNPTKTKKLSNMRASGKDDAVILTPVLPMTLERAVQFIREDELIEVTPKSIRLRKKELSAARRKIEDKRGQS, encoded by the coding sequence ATGCAAAGCATACAGCAAAATGATACCATACGGAATATTGCAATTATTGCCCATGTCGATCATGGGAAAACCACGTTAGTAGATGCTATGTTTCAACGAAGCGGAGTTTTTCGGGCCGGTCAGGAGGTTGAAGAGCGTGTCATGGATCGGCTCGACCTGGAGCGGGAGCGAGGGATTACCATTGAGGCGAAAAACTGTTCCATCGAATGGAAAGACCTTCGTATCAATATTATCGATACGCCGGGGCATGCCGATTTCGGCGGTGAAGTGGAGCGGGCCCTGTCGATGGTCGATGGGGCCGTTCTTTTGGTCGATGCCGCGGAGGGGCCTCTGCCTCAAACACGGTTCGTCCTTTCAAAGGCACTGAAGGCGGGGCTCTCGCTTATCGTTGTCATCAATAAGATCGATCGTCAGGATGCACGTCCTTTGGAGGTATTGGATGAGGTGTACGACCTGCTGATCGATCTTGATGCGGGAGATCATCAGCTCGAATTCCCGATTCTCTATGCTGTTGGAAGAGACGGTGTGATAAAAAGAAGTCCCGATGGGGAGGATGAAAAGCTCGATCTTCTTCTTGATACCATTGTTGATCATATTCCCTCGCCGTCGGTTGATATGGTGGGACCCTTTCGTATGTTGGTTTCCGATCTAGGCTATGATGACTATCTTGGACGTCTTGCCGTAGGAAAGGTATACGGCGGATCTGTCCAGGCCAATGAGGCTCTTGCCTGTATCGGCCCGGACGGAAAGGCCAAGCCCCTTCGGGTAACACGCCTGCAGTCCTACAGGGGCTTGGTCCTGTCCGATGTGACCGAAGCAAAGGCCGGAGAGATCATCGTACTTGCGGGGATCGAGGATGTTCATATCGGTGACACCGTCTGTTCCAAGGATAACCCTCTACCCTTGAAACGGATCACCGTGGATGAACCGACGGTTTCCATGCGGTTTTCCGTAAACAACGGGCCCTTTTCCGGTAAGGAGGGAAAGATCGTTCAGGGAACGAAAATCTTTGAACGTTTGGAAAAGGAAACCCTCACAAATGTCTCTATGCGGGTGAGTCGGGGAGATGATCGCGATAGTTTTATTGTTCAGGGGCGAGGCGAGTTTCAGATGGTTATTCTCATTGAAACCATGCGTCGCGAAGGCTTTGAATTTTGTGTGGGGCGTCCCCATGTTATTTTTCATCAGGAAAATGGGAAAAAGATGGAACCGATAGAGCATCTTTTTATCGATTGTGCGGATCCTTTCACCGGTGTTGTGACCGAAAAGCTTTCAAGGCGAAAGGGGCGTATGCTCAATATCACCAGCCATGAGAATGGTCGCGTCAGGATCGAATTCTCGGTTCCCAGCCGGGCACTCATCGGATATCGTGATGAATTCCTTACGGACACAAAGGGAACGGGGATCCTCAATAGCTATCTCTCGGGGTACGAGGAGTACCGGGGGGATTTTACCGGCCGATTTACCGGCTCGCTTGTTGCCGATCGTGAAGGTACATCGGTCCCTTATGCACTATTCAACCTTGAAGCTCGTGGAACGCTCTTCGTTGTTCCGAAGGATCCTGTTTATGAAGGGATGATTGTCGGTGAGCATAATCGTGAAAACGATCTGAATGTTAATCCTACCAAAACCAAGAAACTTTCAAATATGCGCGCCTCGGGAAAGGACGATGCTGTCATTCTGACACCGGTTCTTCCCATGACCCTCGAACGGGCGGTTCAGTTTATCCGTGAGGATGAGCTTATCGAGGTGACGCCGAAATCAATTCGTCTGCGAAAAAAAGAGCTTTCTGCGGCTCGTCGCAAGATCGAAGATAAAAGGGGGCAGTCTTAA
- a CDS encoding glycerophosphodiester phosphodiesterase gives MKPYALAQFSEEHFINQQALRPFLFGHRGYSSRAPENTMSAFRLCADLHIPGIELDVHLTKDGEIVVIHDHNLKRTAGIEAVVEACRLDDLRRADIGSWFSPEFTGELIITLQELFETFSDRFYYDIELKDETRGDSGLASAVVDVIEKSGLEMRCILSSFNPFPLIAARKRSKSIPTAIIYSNDKAVPGILRRGFGKVIASTPILKPDFHQASSFATAWYRRVEGRAVIPWTVDDPASGKMLLHRGVDGLITNDPEIQLKDFGVERVF, from the coding sequence ATGAAACCATACGCCTTAGCACAGTTTTCCGAAGAACACTTTATTAATCAGCAAGCACTACGCCCCTTTCTATTCGGCCATCGCGGCTATTCATCAAGAGCACCGGAAAACACCATGTCCGCATTCAGGCTCTGCGCCGATCTTCACATACCTGGTATCGAACTGGATGTCCACCTCACAAAGGACGGAGAGATCGTCGTTATACACGATCACAACCTCAAACGAACCGCAGGCATCGAGGCAGTTGTAGAAGCCTGCAGACTGGACGATCTCAGGCGTGCCGACATCGGAAGTTGGTTTTCTCCCGAGTTTACAGGTGAGCTTATAATAACGTTGCAAGAGCTGTTCGAAACCTTTTCCGATCGTTTCTATTACGACATCGAATTAAAGGATGAAACACGGGGAGATAGTGGGCTTGCCTCGGCCGTCGTCGACGTTATCGAGAAATCAGGACTGGAGATGCGGTGCATACTTTCCTCTTTTAATCCATTTCCCCTCATCGCAGCAAGAAAACGAAGCAAGTCGATTCCCACCGCAATTATCTACAGCAACGACAAGGCGGTTCCCGGAATTCTCCGCCGAGGTTTCGGTAAAGTCATTGCCTCGACCCCAATTCTCAAACCGGATTTTCATCAGGCGAGCTCTTTTGCCACGGCATGGTACCGAAGGGTTGAAGGTCGTGCCGTAATTCCATGGACCGTCGACGATCCCGCCAGCGGAAAAATGCTTCTACATAGGGGTGTGGACGGCCTCATAACAAACGACCCCGAAATTCAGTTAAAGGACTTCGGGGTCGAGAGGGTTTTCTAA
- a CDS encoding DUF6175 family protein: protein MKKKNSIVKIGAALSVIFVLLLAGCASTGGGSTGPGKQAAASAAPVSSPVYYGSGSGATQTEAMNQAKIAAVRKASADLLGVAAAAAKRDEIETALFGKGGVNAYVYNDSMEIIDRGGSDGDFSLTLGIKINLESVAAVLRGAGIYGGQVLPQGGEVALVDQPRPAISAPQPATAEATPSAGQEEVPEEAPASTSGEIDPQEAALIQDIVGNLSYMVYYDEENVTDQFLATTAVGMANKYLAQNGMNYVDLEQIERLKKDQEMAYEEETGQSISMIQWIANKLNADIYIEIAVDANSETKSGRYYGSASVNLKNFDASTGSGRGTAYYQTVPPAMSTVSEKDALNNAVASATYNAVQKAIEQAQLYTRQELSQGIKYTLVIQNTPDSRMMRNFEKKIERKVKNIRKLSYAPEESRYEVRLIGRITDLEDLIYDATEGVSGMEGTFLVFQRGNSITFDTGL, encoded by the coding sequence ATGAAAAAGAAAAACAGTATTGTGAAAATCGGAGCCGCACTCTCCGTTATTTTCGTACTTCTTCTAGCTGGCTGTGCCAGCACCGGTGGAGGATCTACAGGGCCCGGCAAACAGGCTGCTGCTTCTGCCGCACCGGTTTCATCGCCGGTCTATTACGGCAGCGGTAGTGGAGCCACTCAGACCGAGGCGATGAATCAGGCTAAGATTGCAGCGGTGCGTAAGGCTTCGGCTGATCTGCTCGGCGTTGCCGCCGCGGCAGCAAAACGAGATGAAATCGAGACGGCTCTTTTTGGCAAGGGCGGCGTCAATGCATATGTGTACAATGATTCCATGGAGATTATCGACCGTGGGGGATCGGACGGCGATTTTTCCTTGACCCTCGGTATTAAAATCAACCTTGAATCTGTTGCTGCGGTCCTCCGTGGCGCCGGCATCTACGGCGGTCAGGTTTTACCCCAGGGTGGCGAGGTCGCTCTTGTCGATCAGCCAAGGCCTGCCATTTCCGCTCCGCAGCCTGCAACCGCCGAAGCTACCCCTTCCGCCGGACAGGAAGAAGTTCCTGAAGAGGCGCCTGCTTCGACTTCCGGCGAGATCGACCCGCAGGAAGCCGCATTAATTCAGGATATCGTAGGTAATCTCAGCTATATGGTCTACTACGATGAAGAAAACGTCACCGATCAGTTTCTTGCCACCACCGCGGTCGGTATGGCCAACAAGTATCTTGCACAGAACGGTATGAACTATGTCGACTTGGAGCAGATCGAACGGCTCAAGAAGGACCAGGAGATGGCCTATGAGGAAGAGACCGGACAGTCCATCTCGATGATCCAGTGGATCGCAAATAAACTCAATGCAGATATTTATATTGAGATCGCCGTCGATGCCAATTCGGAAACCAAGAGTGGCCGTTATTACGGCAGTGCAAGTGTAAACCTGAAGAATTTCGATGCCTCTACCGGGAGTGGCAGGGGAACCGCTTATTATCAAACCGTACCTCCTGCCATGAGCACCGTAAGCGAGAAGGATGCCCTCAACAACGCCGTTGCTTCGGCCACCTATAACGCAGTACAGAAGGCGATCGAACAGGCGCAGTTGTATACCCGGCAGGAGCTGAGCCAGGGAATTAAGTATACATTGGTGATTCAGAATACGCCCGACTCCAGAATGATGAGGAATTTTGAGAAGAAGATAGAGCGCAAGGTCAAGAATATCCGAAAATTGAGCTATGCTCCTGAAGAGAGCCGGTATGAGGTCCGTCTTATCGGCCGTATTACCGATCTCGAAGATTTGATCTACGATGCAACCGAAGGGGTTTCCGGAATGGAAGGGACATTCCTTGTGTTTCAGCGGGGTAATTCCATCACTTTCGATACAGGACTATAA
- a CDS encoding FecR family protein, with the protein MKRLVCLLFVALAMTGIVFAGRLSGEIVYLDGTVDVYRDGKKLEWQNVDIGFYLEPYDTLETGKDGSAEIDVVTASGTSAVVQVSPDTAFYLTDDAVGGKQQSSFTMMKGSLSFRVRKLTSNESFHVRTESAVMGIRGTSFDVASSPEGGILVLCDEGAVECADPQGRSIYAEPGQVVENVPETEISAFAVAPEDLDTYKNYWISKRMDVFKNGADTFIRGYARQYQNYYPKFEQAYRLLAANRALLERYGKAGTNATGTLFQVKSKISPSVIKMRSILPLFEQVFYRLDVLADYHEQGIGRTRIDNTLSSTQFFTRFGKSYAETKLQLSDVRYLFKLYKEIDDATGGGTSGLLDNPFSLEGTGHFGGKISF; encoded by the coding sequence ATGAAACGGCTTGTCTGCTTGTTGTTCGTGGCATTGGCGATGACGGGAATAGTGTTCGCCGGGCGGCTGAGCGGTGAAATTGTCTATCTGGACGGAACGGTCGATGTCTACCGCGACGGTAAAAAACTTGAGTGGCAGAATGTGGATATCGGTTTTTACCTTGAGCCCTATGATACCCTTGAAACCGGGAAAGACGGCAGTGCCGAAATCGATGTCGTCACTGCTTCTGGGACATCTGCTGTCGTCCAGGTTAGTCCCGATACGGCCTTTTATCTTACCGATGATGCGGTGGGTGGAAAACAGCAGAGCAGTTTCACCATGATGAAGGGCAGCCTCTCCTTTCGTGTTCGTAAACTTACCAGCAACGAGAGCTTTCATGTTCGTACGGAAAGCGCCGTCATGGGAATTCGTGGAACCAGCTTTGACGTGGCGTCCAGTCCCGAGGGGGGGATCCTTGTACTCTGTGACGAAGGGGCCGTGGAATGTGCCGATCCTCAGGGGCGCAGCATCTATGCAGAACCCGGACAGGTAGTGGAAAATGTTCCCGAAACGGAGATTTCCGCTTTTGCGGTTGCCCCGGAGGATTTGGATACCTATAAAAATTATTGGATATCCAAACGGATGGATGTTTTTAAAAACGGGGCGGATACCTTTATTCGCGGCTATGCCCGTCAATACCAAAACTACTATCCGAAATTTGAACAAGCCTACCGTCTTCTGGCTGCAAACAGGGCACTTCTTGAACGATACGGCAAAGCTGGAACCAATGCCACCGGTACCCTTTTCCAGGTGAAGTCAAAGATAAGTCCGTCCGTCATCAAGATGAGGAGTATCCTGCCTCTTTTCGAACAGGTCTTTTACCGGCTTGATGTACTTGCAGACTATCATGAACAGGGGATTGGCAGGACCCGCATCGATAATACCCTTTCGTCCACCCAGTTTTTCACCCGTTTTGGAAAAAGTTATGCCGAAACGAAACTCCAACTCTCCGATGTTCGCTATCTGTTTAAGCTCTATAAGGAAATCGATGACGCTACCGGTGGAGGGACGTCGGGGCTTCTTGATAATCCGTTTTCACTAGAAGGTACCGGTCATTTTGGGGGTAAAATCAGTTTTTGA
- the pepT gene encoding peptidase T, translated as MSIKLQSELKEALLERFLRYVKITTMSDPHVETLPSTPGQWDLLHLLKRELGELGIADVELDQWGHLVARVPGNLRDGEVPTIGLMAHVDTSPDMSGVDVKPQVHRDYDGNVISLKEGYILDPVSYPELLQCKGGTVITSDGTTLLGADDKAGVSEIMTALSWLLAHDEITRGDLEIVFTPDEETGRGLDRFDPSSLKASCCYTVDGGERGIIEGECFNAAVARVSCVGKVIHLGTARGKLVNAVAMASAFVSMLPRNESPEATDDRYGYYAALEISGDLDKAYVDVYLRDFETSGMERRVEALNYFAKAVEAAFPGGTVDVDVRKQYANMRDHIAADPHIMELLETAVAKSGVEPVRQIIRGGTDGSRLSEMGIPTPNIFTGGHNYHSRFEWASLEIMAEACETLIHLVSLWAEQKAKKSAV; from the coding sequence ATGAGTATAAAACTACAAAGCGAGTTGAAGGAAGCACTCCTTGAACGCTTCCTTCGTTATGTAAAGATTACCACCATGAGTGATCCCCATGTCGAAACCTTGCCTTCGACCCCGGGACAGTGGGATCTCCTCCATTTGTTGAAACGAGAGCTCGGTGAACTGGGAATAGCCGATGTCGAACTTGATCAGTGGGGACATCTCGTTGCTCGTGTTCCCGGTAATCTCCGAGATGGTGAGGTTCCCACCATCGGCTTGATGGCTCATGTCGATACCTCTCCGGATATGAGTGGCGTCGACGTGAAGCCGCAGGTTCATCGTGATTACGACGGGAACGTCATATCCCTTAAGGAAGGGTACATCCTCGATCCCGTTTCTTATCCCGAGCTTCTGCAGTGCAAAGGGGGGACCGTCATTACTTCCGACGGCACAACCCTTCTTGGTGCCGATGACAAGGCTGGGGTTTCAGAAATTATGACGGCCCTCTCCTGGCTCCTTGCTCATGATGAAATTACCCGTGGAGATCTTGAGATTGTTTTTACTCCCGATGAGGAAACCGGCAGAGGCCTTGATAGGTTTGATCCCTCCAGCCTTAAAGCCTCCTGCTGCTATACCGTGGACGGAGGGGAGCGGGGTATCATCGAGGGGGAGTGTTTTAATGCGGCTGTCGCAAGGGTTTCTTGTGTCGGCAAGGTGATCCACCTTGGTACCGCCCGCGGCAAACTGGTCAATGCCGTTGCCATGGCGTCGGCTTTTGTCTCGATGCTTCCCCGGAACGAGAGTCCTGAGGCCACCGATGATCGCTACGGTTATTATGCGGCCCTTGAAATTTCCGGGGATCTCGACAAGGCCTATGTCGATGTTTATTTGCGGGATTTTGAGACAAGCGGTATGGAGCGGAGGGTCGAAGCCCTGAACTATTTTGCCAAAGCTGTTGAGGCGGCCTTCCCCGGAGGAACGGTTGATGTCGACGTTCGAAAGCAGTATGCAAATATGCGGGATCATATTGCGGCAGATCCGCATATCATGGAACTCCTGGAAACGGCCGTTGCGAAAAGCGGTGTCGAGCCTGTCCGGCAGATCATTAGAGGCGGTACCGACGGTTCCAGATTAAGCGAGATGGGTATCCCTACGCCCAATATCTTTACCGGCGGCCATAATTATCACAGCCGCTTCGAGTGGGCGTCCCTTGAAATCATGGCTGAGGCTTGTGAAACACTTATTCACCTGGTCTCACTTTGGGCCGAACAGAAAGCAAAAAAGAGCGCTGTTTGA
- a CDS encoding DUF2156 domain-containing protein gives MSIPQYPVFAPIDLSMRGELHPGLSLLKDGISEFTFAGLFLFRKRYGYGLSRLPDNHLVISGTSETGKFFMLPCGIPEDKQILRALFSEHQYLKNLPEQYAEKERINLEQKGLCVCEDRENFDYLYLRKNLATLAGRKYHKKRNLVNAFINSYTYEEKWIDKENRNDAMTILDAWRKEREDPGDFEAAKEALEMMEELGLIGCLTYVDGSPAAYSLGEPLAKGRAFAVHFEKANDDFKGIYQFINRSFASMLPRHYCYINREQDLGDPGLRQAKMSYRPDAFVKKFKVQPEESAGCCPSDQTSE, from the coding sequence ATGAGCATACCACAATACCCGGTCTTTGCACCAATCGATCTATCAATGAGAGGCGAGCTACATCCCGGGCTTTCTCTCCTCAAGGACGGGATATCGGAATTCACCTTTGCAGGGCTCTTCCTCTTTCGTAAGCGGTACGGCTATGGGCTGAGCAGGCTGCCGGATAATCATCTTGTCATAAGCGGAACAAGTGAGACAGGAAAGTTTTTTATGCTTCCCTGTGGTATTCCGGAAGATAAACAGATCCTCCGCGCTCTTTTTTCCGAACATCAGTATTTAAAGAATTTGCCGGAGCAGTATGCGGAAAAAGAACGGATCAATCTGGAACAGAAGGGCCTGTGTGTCTGTGAGGATAGAGAAAACTTTGATTATCTTTATCTGAGAAAAAACCTCGCAACCCTTGCAGGAAGGAAATACCACAAAAAGCGAAATCTCGTGAACGCCTTTATTAATAGTTATACCTATGAAGAAAAGTGGATCGACAAAGAGAATCGCAACGATGCCATGACCATCCTTGATGCATGGAGGAAAGAGCGAGAGGACCCCGGTGATTTTGAAGCGGCAAAGGAGGCTCTTGAGATGATGGAAGAGCTGGGTCTTATCGGCTGCCTTACCTATGTTGACGGAAGTCCAGCTGCCTACTCCTTGGGTGAGCCCCTGGCAAAAGGAAGGGCCTTCGCAGTCCACTTTGAAAAGGCCAACGACGATTTCAAGGGAATCTATCAATTTATCAACCGTTCTTTCGCCTCCATGCTTCCCCGTCATTACTGCTATATCAATCGAGAACAGGATCTCGGAGATCCCGGACTCCGCCAGGCAAAGATGAGCTATCGACCGGACGCCTTCGTAAAAAAGTTTAAGGTACAACCGGAAGAATCCGCCGGCTGCTGTCCTTCGGACCAAACCTCAGAATAG
- a CDS encoding glutamine synthetase III family protein has product MANGNIDFTKTPLTELYGSNQFSESVMRQRLPKSVFKELQAVMKGEQTLTLEIAEVVASAMRDWAIEKGATHYTHWFQPMTGLTAEKHDSFISPTSDGKVIMEFSGKELIMGEPDASSFPSGGLRATFEARGYTAWDTTSPAFLKEDRTGVTLYIPTAFISFRGEALDKKVPLLRSMEAIEKQSLRILKILGNDSSKHVFTTVGPEQEYFLVDKSLYDKRPDLILAGRTLFGAMPAKGQELDDHYFGSIKERVSDFMRELNYELWKLGISAKTQHNEVAPNQFELATIFASANVATDNNQLVMDTLRKVALRHGLVVLLHEKPFAGVNGSGKHNNWSIATDDGINLLEPGDSPHENAQFLLFLAAVIEAVDRYAPLLRVSAANTGNDHRLGANEAPPAIISIFLGDQLSDILEAVSGGGTVKAREGEMMIIGQTSLPKFPRHMTDRNRTSPFAFTGNKFEFRMAASSASIAEINTFLNAAVADVLAGFAERLETTKDADKTKTIAELVKESYNNHKRVVFNGNGYSDDWVAEAEKRGLPNIATTVEAIERLTDDSNIGVLSRHGILSKEEILSRHEIYLESYSKKINIEAEIMLRMARQSIYPAVNRFIAETAKLIGQVGSIDSQLSMKRQREILAYLVEKAEELAAAADVLEVKVKSAQSIADPSKQARSYRFDVFVAMSTLRAAGDALEEALPRDAWPFPNYEELLFML; this is encoded by the coding sequence ATGGCAAACGGAAACATTGATTTCACCAAGACCCCCCTTACTGAACTGTACGGGTCTAACCAATTTAGCGAAAGTGTCATGCGGCAGCGACTTCCCAAGTCGGTGTTTAAGGAATTACAGGCGGTTATGAAGGGAGAACAGACCTTGACCCTTGAGATCGCCGAGGTCGTTGCCAGCGCAATGCGGGACTGGGCAATCGAAAAGGGTGCAACGCACTATACCCACTGGTTTCAGCCGATGACGGGGCTGACTGCCGAAAAGCACGATTCCTTCATAAGTCCTACCTCCGACGGTAAGGTCATCATGGAGTTCTCGGGAAAAGAGCTGATCATGGGAGAGCCGGATGCATCCAGTTTCCCCAGCGGCGGCCTTCGGGCGACCTTTGAAGCACGAGGGTATACAGCCTGGGACACAACGAGTCCGGCCTTCCTAAAAGAGGACAGAACCGGGGTCACCCTTTACATCCCCACCGCCTTTATCAGTTTTCGGGGAGAAGCCCTGGACAAAAAGGTCCCTCTGCTTCGTTCCATGGAAGCGATTGAAAAGCAGTCCCTGCGCATTCTGAAAATCCTCGGAAACGACTCCAGCAAGCATGTATTCACTACTGTTGGTCCGGAACAGGAATACTTCCTGGTCGACAAGAGTTTGTACGATAAGCGCCCCGACCTCATCCTTGCGGGACGAACCCTTTTCGGTGCCATGCCCGCCAAGGGACAGGAGCTTGACGATCATTACTTCGGTTCGATTAAAGAACGAGTCTCCGATTTCATGCGGGAATTGAACTATGAACTGTGGAAGCTCGGTATTTCAGCAAAAACCCAGCACAACGAGGTTGCTCCGAACCAGTTCGAGCTTGCAACTATTTTTGCAAGTGCAAATGTTGCTACCGACAACAACCAGCTTGTGATGGACACCCTGCGCAAGGTTGCCCTTCGCCACGGCCTGGTCGTACTGCTTCACGAGAAGCCCTTTGCGGGTGTCAACGGTTCTGGAAAGCATAACAACTGGTCGATTGCCACCGACGATGGTATCAATCTCCTCGAGCCCGGTGACAGTCCCCATGAAAACGCTCAGTTTTTGCTCTTTCTCGCTGCGGTTATTGAAGCTGTGGACCGTTACGCTCCCCTGCTGAGGGTCTCTGCGGCAAATACAGGAAACGATCATCGCCTCGGCGCAAACGAGGCACCGCCCGCGATTATTTCGATCTTCCTCGGCGATCAGCTCAGCGATATCCTGGAGGCTGTTTCAGGCGGTGGAACGGTAAAAGCACGCGAAGGTGAGATGATGATCATCGGCCAGACAAGCCTGCCGAAGTTTCCCAGGCACATGACCGACAGGAACAGAACAAGCCCCTTCGCTTTTACCGGAAATAAATTTGAGTTCCGTATGGCAGCTTCCAGCGCCTCGATTGCAGAAATCAACACATTCCTGAATGCAGCTGTTGCCGATGTTCTCGCGGGTTTTGCCGAACGGCTCGAAACCACAAAGGATGCGGACAAAACCAAGACTATCGCCGAACTGGTCAAAGAGAGCTACAACAACCACAAGCGGGTTGTATTTAACGGGAATGGTTACTCCGACGATTGGGTTGCAGAAGCCGAGAAACGGGGCCTTCCCAACATTGCAACAACCGTTGAAGCCATCGAGAGGCTTACCGACGACAGTAATATCGGCGTTTTAAGCCGACACGGTATTCTCAGTAAGGAAGAAATTCTCAGCCGACATGAAATTTATCTTGAAAGCTACAGTAAAAAGATTAACATTGAAGCTGAAATCATGCTTCGCATGGCACGGCAGTCTATCTATCCGGCGGTCAACCGTTTCATCGCGGAAACTGCGAAACTGATCGGCCAGGTGGGTAGTATCGATTCCCAGCTTTCCATGAAGCGCCAGCGCGAGATACTTGCCTACCTTGTGGAAAAAGCCGAAGAACTTGCCGCAGCTGCCGATGTACTTGAAGTAAAAGTAAAAAGTGCTCAGAGCATAGCCGATCCCTCAAAGCAGGCGAGAAGCTATAGGTTTGATGTCTTTGTCGCCATGAGTACCCTGAGAGCGGCTGGAGATGCCCTTGAAGAGGCACTTCCCAGGGATGCATGGCCGTTCCCCAACTATGAGGAACTTTTGTTTATGCTCTAA
- a CDS encoding aminotransferase-like domain-containing protein — protein MGQFRYAERTECMESSILREILKVTAQPGMISLAGGLPSPDAFPVELVKELCDKALTTWKDSILQYGTSEGFAPLLEALSDYLKNDRHIKSAETDRILVTNGSQQILDVVAKLFIMPGDKIAVESPTYLGALQAFNPYQPVYVDIATDEEGVIPESLEEVAVKEKPKFFYLVPTFQNPTGKSIGLERRKAIADIAIKHNLLIVEDDPYGAIRYRGEPLPPIASLASDNILYSGTFSKTFAPGLRLGFVTAPKDLISWMVKAKQSIDLHTSTFVQALAALYLGEGHMKRQIPKICELYRPKQEAMLVALKKHFPSSFFFTEPEGGMFVWAEGPEGFDSLAVYEKAIERKVAYVPGRFFYTRKEDGAGTMRLNFTNSTVEQINSAIATLGELFAEHL, from the coding sequence GTGGGACAATTTAGGTATGCGGAACGGACGGAATGCATGGAGTCGAGCATTCTGCGTGAGATCCTCAAGGTCACTGCACAACCGGGGATGATTTCTTTGGCGGGCGGACTTCCCTCACCCGATGCCTTTCCCGTTGAGCTGGTAAAAGAGCTGTGTGATAAGGCTCTGACGACCTGGAAGGACTCAATACTTCAGTACGGCACAAGTGAAGGGTTTGCTCCCCTGTTGGAGGCGCTTTCCGATTATTTAAAAAACGATCGGCATATTAAAAGTGCCGAAACCGATCGTATCTTGGTCACCAACGGAAGTCAGCAAATTCTTGACGTCGTGGCAAAGCTTTTCATCATGCCGGGAGATAAGATCGCCGTTGAATCCCCTACCTACCTGGGGGCGCTTCAAGCCTTTAATCCCTATCAGCCCGTCTATGTCGATATCGCTACCGATGAAGAGGGGGTCATTCCGGAATCTCTGGAAGAGGTGGCAGTGAAAGAGAAGCCGAAGTTCTTCTACCTTGTTCCTACGTTCCAGAATCCCACGGGGAAATCCATCGGTTTGGAGCGACGAAAGGCCATTGCCGATATTGCGATCAAGCACAATCTGCTGATTGTTGAAGATGATCCCTATGGTGCAATTCGTTATCGGGGTGAGCCGTTACCACCGATCGCTTCGCTTGCTTCCGATAATATTCTCTACTCCGGTACCTTTTCGAAAACATTTGCTCCCGGCCTCAGACTGGGATTTGTGACAGCCCCGAAGGATTTGATCTCCTGGATGGTAAAGGCCAAGCAGAGTATCGATTTACATACCAGCACCTTCGTACAGGCCCTTGCCGCGCTCTACCTCGGAGAGGGGCATATGAAACGGCAGATTCCGAAAATCTGTGAACTGTATCGTCCGAAACAGGAGGCGATGCTTGTAGCGCTGAAAAAACACTTCCCTTCTTCTTTCTTTTTTACAGAGCCTGAAGGTGGAATGTTTGTCTGGGCGGAAGGTCCCGAAGGTTTCGACAGCCTTGCCGTTTATGAAAAAGCCATCGAGCGGAAGGTTGCCTATGTGCCTGGTCGTTTCTTTTATACACGAAAGGAAGACGGGGCCGGTACCATGCGCCTGAATTTTACCAACAGTACGGTGGAGCAGATTAATTCCGCCATTGCTACTCTCGGCGAACTCTTTGCCGAACACCTGTAA